One genomic region from Paramicrobacterium agarici encodes:
- a CDS encoding aldehyde dehydrogenase family protein: MNQLSESGVRIGGEIVSDGQGRRRIEAISPVDGNAFGDVLQGTADDALRAFDVAKQSFGSWSATPVDERVATLRAIAGALRDEASATGESSWAWLLSTETGKRLAEAQGEINFSAVYFDAFADLLEAQRDEHFSVIPGITHRVQPQAMGVVAVITPWNFPVSIPARKIAAALAAGCTVVFRAAELAALSSLRLSALIERFVPAGVVNTVLGTPADVVTPWLERVDCVSFTGSTRVGRIINEQIAPRFTPAVMELGGNASFVVLDDADINAAVDTLMIAKFRNNGQSCIGANNVLIPRSLEADFRDALTAAASSLVVGDPRDAATDLGALAPEKDPARVASLVDDAVAAGGEALLGQTELPTSGHYAAPQFVMNAPASSTLVADEVFGPAAGIIAYDDLNEALGLQRASGYGLASYVCTQDESRADAVAAEFRAGIIGINTATPNYPGAPFGGIGLSGLGYEGGRQGLEAHQHFRTIATKTESV; encoded by the coding sequence GTGAACCAGTTGTCCGAAAGCGGCGTCCGAATCGGCGGAGAGATCGTCTCTGACGGCCAAGGCCGCCGCCGCATCGAAGCCATCAGCCCGGTCGACGGAAACGCCTTCGGCGACGTGCTCCAGGGCACAGCCGACGACGCCCTGCGCGCATTCGACGTCGCCAAGCAGTCGTTCGGATCATGGTCGGCCACGCCAGTCGACGAGCGCGTCGCGACCTTGCGAGCGATCGCGGGAGCACTTCGGGATGAAGCGTCCGCCACGGGCGAGTCCAGCTGGGCCTGGCTGCTCAGCACCGAGACGGGCAAGAGGCTCGCCGAAGCGCAGGGCGAGATCAACTTCTCAGCCGTGTACTTCGACGCGTTCGCCGATCTGCTCGAGGCGCAGCGCGACGAGCACTTCAGCGTCATTCCCGGCATCACGCACCGTGTTCAGCCCCAGGCCATGGGCGTCGTCGCCGTCATCACGCCGTGGAACTTCCCCGTCTCGATTCCCGCACGCAAGATCGCGGCAGCGCTCGCCGCGGGCTGCACCGTCGTCTTTCGCGCCGCAGAGCTCGCCGCGCTCTCGTCGCTTCGTCTCTCGGCCCTGATCGAGCGCTTCGTTCCCGCCGGCGTCGTCAACACGGTGCTCGGGACGCCTGCCGACGTCGTCACCCCGTGGCTCGAACGCGTCGACTGCGTCTCGTTCACCGGGTCCACACGCGTCGGCCGCATCATCAATGAGCAGATCGCTCCGCGATTCACCCCCGCCGTCATGGAGCTGGGAGGCAACGCATCGTTCGTCGTGCTCGACGACGCTGACATCAACGCAGCCGTCGATACGCTCATGATCGCGAAGTTCCGCAACAACGGGCAGTCATGCATCGGCGCCAACAACGTGCTGATTCCGCGCTCGCTCGAGGCGGACTTCCGCGACGCACTGACAGCCGCGGCATCGTCACTTGTCGTCGGCGATCCGCGCGACGCGGCAACCGACCTCGGTGCGCTCGCTCCGGAGAAAGACCCCGCGCGCGTGGCATCGCTCGTCGACGACGCCGTCGCGGCAGGCGGCGAGGCGCTGCTCGGCCAGACCGAGCTTCCCACGAGCGGTCACTACGCCGCACCCCAGTTCGTCATGAACGCTCCGGCGTCGTCGACACTCGTCGCGGACGAGGTCTTCGGCCCGGCCGCGGGCATCATCGCGTACGACGACCTCAACGAGGCACTTGGCCTGCAGCGAGCATCCGGTTACGGCCTCGCCAGCTACGTCTGCACGCAAGACGAAAGCAGGGCGGATGCTGTCGCGGCTGAGTTCCGCGCAGGAATCATCGGCATCAACACCGCGACTCCGAACTACCCGGGTGCACCGTTCGGCGGCATCGGCCTCTCAGGGCTCGGCTACGAAGGCGGTCGACAGGGACTCGAGGCCCACCAGCACTTCCGCACCATCGCGACGAAGACGGAGTCGGTGTGA
- a CDS encoding 6-phosphofructokinase: MTIAIAQTGAPTAVVNRSLAGFIDAVGREPVLFGRGGPEALVEGQFTDVRPSEDELLRTGSWLRGGRRAVTSDDLDTIVENLERRGVTGLSLIGGNGTMAFLDAIANRATENGSNLRAVGIPKTIDNDIVRIDHTPGFASAAGYLAATITDMVRDHEAMASVEKLRIVEVMGRDTGWLALAGSFHDHDPEHAADLVITPEQPFDLDAFIADIDDVLRAKGRALVIVSEGVAPELTQQPVKAQNHAQLIQGGVARVLAETASTRLGITARGEVLGTAQRCNTALMSPVDAREARELGATAGAWLRDPSGPSGVMASLNGASDIAPVALSEVGGRVRHVPKEWHAADPRELRSFHTWLSPLVALP; this comes from the coding sequence GTGACCATAGCGATCGCGCAGACGGGTGCGCCGACGGCCGTCGTGAACCGCAGCCTTGCGGGCTTCATCGACGCCGTCGGAAGAGAGCCCGTGCTGTTTGGGCGCGGTGGCCCCGAGGCTCTCGTCGAGGGGCAGTTCACCGACGTCCGCCCATCGGAGGACGAGCTCCTTCGCACGGGCTCCTGGCTGCGCGGTGGCCGGCGTGCGGTGACGAGCGACGATCTCGACACGATCGTTGAGAACCTCGAACGACGTGGCGTTACGGGGCTCAGCCTCATCGGCGGCAACGGCACAATGGCATTTCTCGACGCCATCGCCAACCGCGCCACGGAGAACGGCTCGAACCTGCGCGCCGTCGGCATACCGAAGACGATCGACAACGACATCGTGCGCATCGACCACACGCCGGGCTTTGCCTCCGCCGCGGGTTACCTCGCCGCGACGATCACCGACATGGTGCGTGACCACGAGGCGATGGCCAGCGTCGAGAAGCTGCGCATCGTCGAAGTGATGGGCCGCGATACCGGCTGGCTCGCTCTCGCTGGGAGCTTTCACGACCACGACCCGGAGCACGCTGCAGACCTCGTGATCACCCCCGAACAGCCCTTCGACCTCGACGCATTCATCGCCGACATCGACGATGTGCTGCGGGCGAAGGGGCGCGCTCTCGTCATCGTGAGCGAGGGAGTCGCCCCTGAGCTGACCCAGCAGCCCGTCAAGGCTCAGAACCATGCGCAGCTCATCCAGGGCGGTGTCGCGCGGGTGCTCGCTGAGACAGCATCCACCCGTCTCGGCATCACCGCCCGTGGCGAGGTGCTGGGAACAGCCCAGCGCTGCAACACGGCGCTCATGAGCCCGGTCGATGCCCGTGAGGCTCGTGAGCTCGGGGCCACGGCGGGCGCTTGGCTCCGCGACCCGAGCGGCCCGAGCGGCGTCATGGCCAGCCTCAACGGTGCCAGCGACATCGCGCCCGTCGCACTGAGCGAGGTCGGCGGCCGCGTGCGCCACGTGCCCAAGGAATGGCACGCGGCAGATCCGCGCGAGCTGCGCTCCTTTCACACCTGGCTTTCCCCCCTCGTCGCGCTTCCCTAG
- a CDS encoding ABC transporter substrate-binding protein has product MSKIAWRVGAIVAATVIAGSATACGSPGEGSSESGAINVVLSNHPWQRGLEPLISQFEEESGIKVNVQTFAEQQARDRILLNLQSKSSAMDVFMTLPSREGPQFSEAGYYQPLDDYLEKAPDSYKVDDFSPSAINGMKDADGNVIAVPINIEGPVLYYRTDVFEDLGIEVPETIDDVLAAAKTIKEEGDITPITLRGAAPAIAFDFGPFFHGEGLEWTKDDGTANFDQPGAVKAIDQYATLARDFGPKGVINYSFTESSNLFAQGKVAMELESSNELNSVFDPENSTVSDSVGVAKMPAGSVEAAPTALSWGVTMSPFSENKDAAWEFLQWATSPETQLELTKAEIAPPRDSVAKDPSYVENFSTPTEKQWLEAVADIQENGNTEVGPVGTKAPSMRETLGNAIGKVILGDATAEEAAKEIQTKLNEQLDKK; this is encoded by the coding sequence ATGTCCAAGATTGCTTGGCGGGTAGGTGCCATTGTGGCGGCCACCGTCATCGCTGGCAGCGCCACTGCCTGCGGATCCCCGGGAGAGGGATCTTCAGAGAGCGGTGCCATCAATGTCGTCTTGTCCAACCACCCCTGGCAGCGCGGCCTCGAACCGCTCATCAGCCAGTTCGAAGAAGAAAGCGGCATCAAGGTCAACGTCCAGACCTTCGCCGAGCAGCAGGCTCGCGACCGTATCCTGCTCAACCTGCAGTCGAAGAGCTCGGCAATGGATGTCTTCATGACGCTTCCGTCGCGCGAAGGTCCGCAGTTCTCAGAGGCCGGTTACTACCAGCCGCTCGATGACTACCTGGAGAAGGCTCCCGATTCGTACAAGGTCGACGATTTCTCGCCGTCAGCGATCAACGGCATGAAGGATGCCGATGGGAACGTCATCGCGGTACCGATCAACATCGAGGGGCCGGTGCTCTATTACCGCACCGATGTCTTCGAGGACCTCGGCATCGAGGTTCCCGAAACCATCGACGACGTACTCGCGGCAGCGAAGACCATCAAGGAAGAGGGCGACATTACGCCTATCACTCTGCGCGGCGCTGCGCCGGCGATCGCGTTCGACTTCGGGCCGTTCTTTCACGGTGAAGGCCTCGAATGGACAAAGGATGATGGCACGGCCAACTTCGACCAGCCCGGAGCGGTGAAGGCGATCGATCAGTACGCGACGCTCGCCCGCGACTTCGGACCCAAGGGCGTGATCAACTACAGCTTCACCGAGTCGTCAAACCTGTTCGCGCAGGGCAAGGTCGCCATGGAGCTGGAGTCGAGCAACGAGCTCAACTCGGTCTTCGACCCCGAGAACAGCACGGTGAGCGACTCGGTCGGCGTTGCGAAGATGCCGGCTGGATCTGTGGAAGCAGCACCGACGGCGCTGTCGTGGGGGGTCACGATGTCGCCGTTCTCGGAGAACAAGGATGCCGCGTGGGAGTTCTTGCAGTGGGCGACGTCACCTGAGACTCAGCTTGAGCTGACGAAGGCCGAGATCGCTCCGCCGCGTGACTCGGTTGCGAAGGACCCCAGCTACGTCGAGAACTTCTCGACGCCGACCGAGAAGCAGTGGCTTGAAGCCGTCGCCGACATTCAGGAGAACGGCAACACCGAGGTCGGTCCGGTAGGCACCAAGGCCCCGAGCATGCGCGAGACCCTCGGCAACGCCATCGGCAAGGTGATTCTCGGCGATGCGACGGCTGAAGAAGCCGCGAAAGAGATTCAGACCAAGCTGAACGAACAGTTGGATAAGAAATAG
- a CDS encoding carbohydrate ABC transporter permease, which yields MSQGTFPFLIPALVATVALVLLPVLYTIWLSVTDQDIAGNNSGFVGFDNFVLMFQNSEFWYSLFVTLQLFVVCLVVETVLGLALGYLLSRDVPGRAIFQGLLLIPAITASVAVALVWMLIYDPTLGAANQLLTAIGLDPVVWLGSREMAPWSIAIVDIWQWTPFMALIISAGIRSLPSEPFEAASIDGAGPVKKALFVGLPLLRSVLLVAMLLRTVDLIRFFDTIYIMTQGGPVNATNTLNVYGYRAAFIDQEPSYAAALQLSLFVLVILIAAIFTVVRKRSTDVE from the coding sequence GTGTCGCAGGGGACGTTTCCCTTTCTCATACCAGCTCTCGTAGCGACGGTAGCGCTGGTTCTCCTTCCGGTGCTCTACACGATCTGGCTCTCGGTGACCGACCAGGACATCGCGGGGAACAACAGTGGGTTCGTCGGCTTCGACAACTTCGTGCTGATGTTCCAGAACTCCGAGTTCTGGTACTCGCTCTTCGTGACGCTTCAGCTCTTTGTCGTGTGTCTTGTCGTGGAGACCGTTCTCGGGTTGGCGCTCGGATATCTGCTGAGCCGCGACGTCCCCGGGCGTGCCATCTTCCAGGGACTGCTGCTCATTCCGGCCATCACCGCCTCGGTAGCCGTCGCTCTGGTATGGATGCTCATCTACGACCCCACGCTCGGCGCTGCAAACCAGCTGCTGACGGCCATCGGCCTCGATCCCGTCGTGTGGCTGGGCAGTCGGGAGATGGCGCCGTGGTCCATCGCGATAGTGGACATCTGGCAGTGGACGCCGTTCATGGCGCTCATCATCTCTGCCGGCATCCGTTCTCTTCCCAGTGAACCGTTCGAAGCGGCATCCATTGATGGTGCGGGCCCCGTGAAGAAGGCCTTGTTCGTCGGTCTGCCGCTGCTGCGCTCGGTGCTGCTTGTCGCGATGCTGCTGCGCACTGTCGACCTGATCCGCTTCTTCGACACCATCTACATCATGACCCAGGGCGGGCCCGTCAATGCGACCAACACTCTCAACGTGTACGGGTACCGCGCGGCGTTCATCGATCAAGAACCCAGCTATGCGGCGGCTCTGCAATTGAGCTTGTTCGTGCTGGTCATTCTGATCGCCGCCATCTTCACCGTCGTGCGAAAGAGGAGTACTGATGTCGAGTAG
- a CDS encoding carbohydrate ABC transporter permease — protein sequence MSSSTRNRRRSYALTYAGYIVAALIFFVPVLFMLWSAFRSNVDITGSIFNIATPLTLDNFINLFERFDFIYYIRNSFIIAGGSTILGLLFGVPAAYVIARRTIPGIGFSTLLARMAPGVLFVVPFFIMSMKIGATSNDALNFMVLIAAHLIITLPLCIWLLIPFYEEIPKSLEEAALIDGCSPMQRFTQVVLPLVTPGISVAVTLSFIFSWNYFLFALALASSNTMPLPVIAFNFIGQGSSDYGGLMAASTLISLPAIILTIVAQRWLVRGLTGGAVK from the coding sequence ATGTCGAGTAGTACGAGAAATCGCCGGCGCAGCTATGCGCTGACGTACGCCGGGTACATTGTTGCGGCACTGATCTTCTTCGTGCCTGTGCTGTTCATGCTGTGGTCGGCGTTCCGCAGCAACGTCGACATCACGGGAAGCATCTTCAACATCGCGACGCCGTTGACGCTCGACAACTTCATCAACCTGTTCGAGCGCTTCGACTTCATCTACTACATCCGCAACAGCTTCATCATCGCGGGCGGGTCGACCATTCTGGGACTGCTATTTGGCGTTCCAGCGGCCTACGTCATCGCCCGGCGCACCATTCCAGGCATAGGCTTCAGCACGCTGCTGGCGCGCATGGCGCCCGGTGTCCTGTTCGTCGTTCCCTTCTTCATCATGTCGATGAAGATCGGCGCGACGTCGAACGATGCGCTCAACTTCATGGTGCTGATCGCGGCGCACCTCATCATCACGCTGCCGCTGTGCATCTGGCTGCTGATTCCCTTTTACGAAGAGATTCCAAAAAGCCTCGAAGAGGCGGCACTGATCGACGGATGCAGCCCGATGCAGCGGTTCACGCAAGTGGTGCTGCCGCTCGTGACGCCGGGCATCTCGGTCGCTGTCACGCTGAGCTTCATCTTCTCGTGGAACTACTTTCTGTTCGCCCTAGCGCTGGCCAGCTCGAACACGATGCCGCTGCCCGTCATCGCGTTCAACTTCATCGGGCAGGGGTCGAGTGACTACGGCGGTCTCATGGCCGCGAGCACGCTGATTTCGCTACCCGCCATCATTCTCACGATCGTCGCGCAGCGCTGGCTTGTGCGCGGATTGACAGGAGGCGCCGTCAAATGA
- a CDS encoding alcohol dehydrogenase catalytic domain-containing protein, which translates to MTEAITNTSAHFQGSGVVSFTTEQLRDVRPGLARIRVDVCALCGSDKRLLASGAAVVPGHEVVGTVVESAPGAPEAGTRVVVFIPVSCGECKACLEHQNNRCYNLEGLMGWQFDGGFAEYMDVPPQCLIPVPDDIPSDVAVLALDTFGTAAHALRLGARTQPVGIQNLLVIGCGPLGLGVISVALAMGIPSVHAWDPNESRLGLAQKLGATAARDLESINQYQVVAEVSGAEPARATAQNLVEPGGAILALGESNDPYVMPATPRWRRTDCFTVRSFYFPPSEVADNWDLLRSHGARLRDTIMTPTRLGDLEETFTRFLDGDFVKPYITHEEN; encoded by the coding sequence ATGACAGAGGCCATCACCAACACGAGCGCTCACTTCCAAGGAAGCGGCGTCGTCTCGTTCACGACGGAGCAGCTTCGCGACGTGCGGCCGGGCCTCGCTCGCATTCGGGTCGACGTCTGCGCGCTCTGCGGCTCAGACAAGCGCCTTCTCGCCAGCGGCGCCGCGGTGGTGCCCGGACACGAGGTCGTGGGCACGGTCGTCGAGTCTGCGCCCGGCGCCCCTGAGGCGGGAACGCGCGTCGTGGTCTTCATTCCCGTGAGCTGCGGCGAGTGCAAGGCGTGTCTGGAGCACCAGAATAACCGCTGCTACAACCTCGAGGGCCTCATGGGCTGGCAGTTCGACGGTGGCTTTGCCGAGTACATGGATGTTCCGCCCCAGTGCCTCATTCCCGTGCCCGACGACATCCCCTCCGATGTCGCCGTGCTCGCCCTCGACACGTTCGGAACGGCGGCGCACGCGCTGCGTCTTGGCGCGCGAACGCAGCCTGTCGGCATCCAGAATCTGCTCGTCATCGGCTGCGGGCCGCTCGGTCTCGGTGTCATCTCGGTCGCTCTGGCCATGGGGATCCCGTCCGTGCACGCGTGGGATCCGAACGAGTCCCGGCTGGGGCTCGCGCAGAAGCTTGGTGCGACGGCCGCGCGCGACCTCGAGTCGATCAACCAGTACCAGGTGGTCGCGGAGGTGAGCGGCGCCGAGCCCGCTAGGGCCACGGCGCAGAACCTCGTTGAACCTGGCGGGGCGATTCTCGCGCTCGGCGAGTCGAACGACCCGTACGTCATGCCGGCGACACCACGCTGGCGTCGCACCGATTGCTTCACGGTGCGCTCGTTCTACTTTCCGCCGTCCGAAGTCGCTGACAACTGGGACCTGCTGCGCTCGCACGGTGCCCGGTTGCGCGACACGATCATGACGCCCACGCGCCTGGGCGATCTCGAAGAAACCTTCACCCGATTCCTTGACGGCGATTTCGTCAAGCCCTACATCACCCACGAGGAGAATTGA
- a CDS encoding 2-deoxy-5-keto-D-gluconate 6-phosphate aldolase domain-containing protein produces the protein MTRDNLLILAADQRPWLTNALFGHTDTATAGQRALTTEAKHLIFEGLLAATAGETTEDAVAGAAILVDPELGPGVPERALAHSIPLALPIERAGQRVYETEPDDLRGYLKAFAPTYSKVLVRYNPADPADERALQRTRLAEASAISRDVGCEFLFELLVPPTDEQLAQVDGDAERYAWELRPELTRQAMREILDEVGVDIWKLEHQGDLESSRQTVELAHEHGGECILLGAGGDTETVNGWLETAARAGFVGFAIGRSIWWEAVQALAAAPTDAGVRSRSLEKIAATYSGFVTAFTRAQ, from the coding sequence ATGACCCGCGACAACCTGCTGATCCTGGCGGCCGACCAGCGCCCCTGGCTCACGAACGCCCTGTTTGGCCACACCGATACGGCAACGGCCGGGCAGCGTGCGCTCACGACCGAGGCGAAGCACCTCATTTTCGAGGGGCTGCTGGCGGCGACAGCAGGTGAGACGACAGAGGATGCTGTCGCAGGCGCCGCGATTCTCGTCGACCCCGAGCTGGGGCCCGGCGTTCCCGAGCGGGCGCTGGCCCACAGCATCCCTCTCGCCCTTCCCATCGAGCGTGCGGGGCAGCGCGTGTACGAGACCGAGCCCGACGATCTGCGCGGCTACCTGAAGGCATTCGCGCCAACCTATTCAAAGGTGCTCGTGCGCTACAACCCGGCTGACCCGGCCGACGAGCGTGCGCTGCAGCGCACCCGACTGGCCGAGGCGTCGGCGATTTCGCGCGACGTGGGCTGCGAGTTTCTCTTCGAGCTGCTCGTGCCGCCGACCGACGAGCAGCTGGCGCAGGTCGACGGCGACGCCGAGCGATACGCGTGGGAGCTGCGCCCCGAACTCACGCGTCAGGCAATGCGCGAGATTCTTGACGAGGTCGGCGTCGACATCTGGAAGCTCGAGCACCAGGGCGACCTCGAGTCATCGCGACAGACGGTCGAGCTGGCGCACGAGCACGGCGGCGAGTGCATTCTGCTCGGCGCGGGCGGCGACACCGAGACCGTGAACGGATGGCTCGAAACCGCGGCGCGGGCAGGTTTCGTCGGCTTCGCCATCGGCCGTAGTATCTGGTGGGAAGCAGTGCAGGCGCTCGCCGCCGCGCCGACGGACGCTGGTGTTCGCTCACGCTCGCTCGAGAAGATCGCGGCAACGTACTCCGGGTTCGTCACCGCGTTCACGCGAGCACAGTAG
- a CDS encoding GntR family transcriptional regulator, with product MDWEPPVRVGTSVHEFLRAKILTGELAPGSRLAVPSLAKQLGLSRSPVRDAVLQLVREGLAIEEFNRGAVVYLPPRPALVSLYHAREALEGMAARLAAATISDAVLADLDAVLSEHELIDPNDFHRHIDLDARFHRQIRDAAASPVLIRMLEEIQGQVIVAMRSTNLSGGVHRATADHRAILDALTRHDADAAEAAARAHISRLTGLLEEGQEAAQ from the coding sequence GTGGACTGGGAGCCTCCCGTGCGCGTGGGCACGAGCGTTCACGAGTTTCTGCGCGCGAAGATCCTCACCGGCGAGCTCGCGCCGGGGTCGCGACTCGCGGTGCCCTCGCTCGCGAAGCAGCTCGGCCTCAGCCGCAGTCCGGTGCGCGACGCCGTTCTGCAGCTCGTGCGCGAGGGCCTCGCGATCGAGGAGTTCAACCGTGGCGCTGTCGTCTACCTTCCGCCTCGCCCCGCGCTCGTGAGCCTGTACCACGCACGCGAAGCGCTCGAGGGCATGGCCGCGCGTCTTGCGGCAGCGACCATCAGCGACGCCGTGCTCGCCGACCTCGACGCGGTGCTCAGCGAGCACGAGTTGATCGACCCGAACGACTTCCACCGGCACATCGACCTGGACGCCCGGTTCCACAGGCAGATTCGGGATGCCGCGGCAAGCCCCGTGCTCATCCGCATGCTCGAAGAGATTCAGGGCCAGGTCATCGTGGCCATGCGATCGACGAACCTGAGCGGCGGCGTTCACCGCGCGACCGCCGACCATCGGGCGATCCTCGATGCGCTCACTCGACACGATGCGGATGCTGCGGAGGCAGCGGCCCGCGCCCACATCTCCCGTCTGACGGGACTCCTCGAAGAAGGCCAGGAGGCAGCACAATGA
- a CDS encoding alcohol dehydrogenase catalytic domain-containing protein: MNRTALRHSTTDGLRLVDEPLPELAPGEASIDVLAVGLCGTDTHILEGNFPSADNVIMGHEVCGVVRELADDSSDLAVGDLVTVEPHKYCTACTYCRSGDEHLCINKKGYGVKLDGGMTTTMIAPARILYRLDPQIDPLIGAMAEPLACCIHSMDRLNPTSGTSILISGCGPAGAMLVALSKARGLTPIVVSEPSESRRELALKMGADLAVHPDELDSPEVATLAGEQGFHSVVDAVGRAAIARDLLNRIRKGGTFLVFGVAAPDDALSLTPREVYDKELTIVGSIINPYTHERAVAMLQSLPLEAIPTRTFPLTDYEAAFVAQREGREKIYLVPNRDNAKRLA, from the coding sequence ATGAACCGAACGGCACTCCGGCACAGCACGACCGATGGTCTGCGCCTCGTCGACGAACCTCTGCCCGAACTGGCTCCGGGCGAAGCGTCGATCGATGTGCTCGCCGTGGGTCTGTGCGGTACCGACACACACATTCTCGAAGGCAACTTTCCCTCGGCAGACAACGTCATCATGGGCCACGAGGTCTGCGGCGTCGTCCGTGAGCTGGCCGATGACTCCTCCGATCTCGCCGTGGGTGACCTCGTCACCGTGGAGCCGCACAAGTACTGCACCGCGTGCACGTACTGCCGCTCGGGTGACGAGCACCTGTGCATCAATAAGAAGGGGTACGGCGTCAAGCTCGACGGCGGCATGACCACGACCATGATTGCGCCAGCGCGCATCCTGTACCGGCTTGACCCGCAGATCGACCCGCTCATCGGCGCGATGGCGGAGCCCCTCGCGTGCTGCATCCACTCGATGGACCGCCTCAACCCGACGTCCGGCACGTCGATTCTTATCTCCGGATGCGGTCCCGCCGGGGCGATGCTCGTGGCGCTGTCGAAGGCGCGCGGTCTGACGCCGATCGTGGTGTCAGAGCCCTCCGAGTCGCGCCGCGAGCTCGCGCTGAAGATGGGCGCCGATCTCGCTGTCCACCCCGACGAACTCGACTCGCCAGAGGTCGCTACGTTGGCGGGGGAGCAGGGCTTCCATTCGGTGGTGGATGCTGTCGGTCGCGCGGCTATTGCCCGCGACCTGCTGAATCGCATCCGTAAGGGCGGCACGTTCCTCGTCTTTGGTGTGGCCGCACCAGACGACGCCCTCTCGCTCACTCCGCGTGAGGTCTACGACAAGGAGCTCACGATCGTGGGTTCGATCATCAACCCCTATACGCACGAGCGTGCGGTGGCGATGCTCCAGTCTCTCCCGCTCGAGGCGATCCCGACGCGCACCTTCCCACTGACCGACTACGAGGCCGCCTTTGTCGCGCAGCGAGAGGGCCGCGAGAAGATCTATCTTGTCCCAAACCGGGACAACGCCAAGCGGCTCGCCTAA
- a CDS encoding SDR family oxidoreductase — MADDLFNIRGKLALVTGANRGIGRSFAKALATRGADIIGVSASMPSDGGPAGADVRALGRSFDAHRVDFANVNEVSAFGDSIATGERPIDILVNNAGTIVRYPTVDHPLDEWQRVIDVNLTSQFALTQAIGRQMLDRRAGKVIFTTSLRVFQGGNGVASYTASKSALAGIVRTFSNEWAEHGIGVNGIAPGYIETENTRALREDAPAYDAVKQRIPVGRWGQPDDLSGALIFLASRASDYVSGVILPVDGGWLGR, encoded by the coding sequence GTGGCAGACGACCTATTTAATATTCGCGGCAAACTCGCCCTTGTCACCGGCGCAAATCGCGGGATCGGTCGCTCATTCGCGAAGGCACTTGCCACACGCGGGGCCGACATTATCGGCGTAAGCGCCTCCATGCCCAGCGATGGAGGGCCAGCTGGTGCCGACGTCCGCGCCCTCGGGCGCTCGTTCGATGCGCACCGGGTTGATTTCGCAAATGTGAACGAGGTGTCGGCTTTCGGCGACTCTATCGCGACGGGAGAGCGCCCGATCGACATCCTCGTCAACAATGCGGGCACTATTGTCCGCTATCCAACAGTGGACCATCCTCTTGACGAATGGCAACGGGTGATCGACGTCAACCTCACTTCGCAGTTCGCACTCACCCAAGCAATTGGGCGCCAGATGCTCGACCGGCGCGCCGGCAAAGTGATATTTACAACCTCGCTACGCGTCTTCCAGGGGGGCAACGGAGTCGCAAGCTACACAGCGTCAAAGTCCGCGCTCGCTGGTATTGTCCGCACTTTCTCGAACGAATGGGCCGAGCACGGCATCGGAGTCAATGGTATCGCTCCCGGCTACATCGAGACCGAGAACACCCGTGCGCTACGCGAAGATGCGCCCGCCTATGACGCTGTGAAGCAACGAATCCCAGTAGGACGCTGGGGGCAACCAGACGACCTCAGCGGCGCTCTCATCTTTCTCGCGAGTCGCGCTAGTGACTATGTTTCTGGAGTAATTCTGCCCGTTGACGGTGGATGGCTCGGTCGATAA
- a CDS encoding GntR family transcriptional regulator, with the protein MANAPLYEVINRDLTSQIRSGRLKPGFQLESESGLARRYGVSRMTVRQALSQLELEGLVTRRQGAGTFVSEPQSIERHAGRLAPFHEELGLEAEEISTRIISRDVVEPPEDVNAQLFAVAGQTALRLVRVRSYQGRPMAVQTSWLPYLRAPELAYAKFVKGSLYTTLAERFGITVVRATQRISGALATEDQSSLLDIAPGDPVTHISRLAWASTGEPIEVAESFMVPGFRLVLQLER; encoded by the coding sequence GTGGCCAATGCCCCGCTCTATGAGGTGATTAACCGAGACCTGACGAGCCAAATTCGGTCAGGCAGGCTTAAGCCGGGCTTTCAACTCGAGAGCGAGTCAGGTCTCGCGAGGCGATACGGCGTCAGTCGAATGACCGTGAGGCAAGCTCTTTCACAGCTCGAGTTGGAGGGCCTTGTGACACGGCGTCAAGGCGCTGGCACTTTCGTCAGCGAGCCGCAATCTATTGAGCGCCACGCTGGACGTCTCGCACCATTTCATGAGGAGTTGGGTCTCGAGGCGGAAGAGATCAGCACTCGCATCATCTCACGGGACGTCGTAGAACCTCCCGAGGACGTCAACGCACAGCTCTTCGCCGTTGCCGGGCAAACGGCTCTACGACTCGTACGCGTCCGGTCGTATCAGGGCCGCCCAATGGCGGTGCAGACCTCTTGGCTGCCGTACCTGAGAGCTCCCGAACTCGCGTACGCCAAGTTCGTCAAGGGATCGCTCTACACGACGCTCGCTGAGCGATTCGGAATTACTGTCGTTCGCGCAACTCAGAGGATCTCCGGTGCGTTGGCAACCGAAGATCAATCGTCACTCTTGGATATTGCGCCCGGCGATCCCGTTACCCATATCTCACGCCTTGCCTGGGCAAGCACGGGTGAACCGATCGAGGTCGCGGAAAGTTTCATGGTCCCCGGCTTCCGGCTTGTTCTCCAACTCGAACGATAA